The following proteins are co-located in the Macadamia integrifolia cultivar HAES 741 chromosome 3, SCU_Mint_v3, whole genome shotgun sequence genome:
- the LOC122074179 gene encoding uncharacterized protein LOC122074179: MEFDDGYKRRRKIIIFASTAVVIAVDQYIKKYLNKEPYRCEPLRGIIETERIIGHSDKTCQEQIRLSKRAFFSLSHLIKEKGLLSDSRSVQVNEQLVMFLQIVGHNVKNHVIAHKFGHSGETVSQYFNLVLGAIIKLYPILLKPLSVTAHHRITSNEGRFYPYFKDCIGAIDGSHIPAWVHLSDHPRFRDRKGDISQNILAACDFDMKYAYNLSGWEGSASDARILDNALHRDGDGKLVVP, translated from the coding sequence atggagtttgatgatggCTACAAGAGgcgaaggaaaatcataatctttgcTTCAACTGCTGTTGTTATAGCAGTAGACCAGTATATCAAAAAATATCTGAACAAAGAGCCGTACCGTTGTGAACCCCTGCGCGGTATTATTGAGACAGAGAGAATTATCGGTCATAGTGATAAAACCTGTCAAGAACAAATAAGGTTAAGCAAGAGGGCTTTTTTCAGTTTAAGTCATTTGATTAAGGAGAAGGGTCTATTGAGCGACAGCAGATCTGTGCAAGTGAATGAACAACTAGTTATGTTTCTACAGATAGTAGGACACAATGTTAAAAACCACGTTATTGCACACAAGTTTGGACATTCTGGTGAGACTGTAAGTCAGTACTTTAACCTTGTATTGGGTgcaatcattaaattgtatccgATACTATTGAAACCTCTAAGTGTCACAGCACATCATCGAATAACAAGTaatgaaggaagattttacccttatttcaagGACTGCATCGGAGCCATAGATGGATCCCATATCCCTGCATGGGTGCATCTAAGCGACCATCCGAGGTTCCGTGATAGGAAGGGtgatatttcccaaaatattcttgctgcctgtgactttgacatgaaatatGCTTACAATCTTTCTGGTTGGGAAGGGTCAGCATCAGATGCTCGAATCTTAGATAATGCATTGCACAGAGACGGTGACGGGAAATTGGTAGTGCCATGA